In Qipengyuania psychrotolerans, one DNA window encodes the following:
- the purT gene encoding formate-dependent phosphoribosylglycinamide formyltransferase: MSHTAKILLLGSGELGREFAISAKRLGAYVVACDAYDGAPAMQVADAREVFSMLDGAKLRGAVERHRPDFIVPEIEAIRTSVLAELEDEGFTVVPSARAAQLTMNRDAIRDLAAHDLGLVTSKYRYAKNLEEVRAAAAHTGFPCVIKPVMSSSGKGQSTVREEARLEEAWDYACANMRGDRSRVIVEQFVDFDYEITLLTVRHKGGVTFCPPIGHRQERGDYQESWQPTPMTDAAIAKAQDMARKVVDDLGGYGLFGVEFFVKGEEVIFSELSPRPHDTGMVTLVSQNLTEFDLHARAVMGLPVPPQMRARPSASAVILAEQDSDDLSYDGLADALAESGTDLRIFAKPTSRPYRRMGVALATAGDTDEARRKARDAAAKVRINYGD; the protein is encoded by the coding sequence ATGAGTCACACCGCCAAAATCCTACTTCTCGGCTCGGGCGAACTGGGCCGCGAATTTGCCATCTCGGCGAAGCGTCTGGGGGCTTATGTCGTGGCCTGCGACGCTTATGACGGGGCACCTGCCATGCAGGTTGCGGATGCGCGCGAGGTGTTTTCCATGCTCGACGGCGCAAAGCTTCGCGGCGCGGTTGAGCGGCATCGGCCCGATTTCATCGTGCCGGAAATCGAGGCGATCCGAACATCTGTCCTCGCAGAACTGGAGGACGAAGGCTTTACGGTGGTGCCGTCTGCCCGCGCTGCGCAGCTGACGATGAACCGCGATGCGATCCGCGATCTGGCTGCGCATGACCTGGGTCTGGTGACGTCGAAATACCGTTATGCCAAAAACCTGGAAGAGGTCCGCGCGGCTGCCGCGCACACCGGTTTCCCCTGCGTGATCAAGCCGGTGATGTCCTCATCGGGCAAGGGGCAGAGCACGGTGCGCGAGGAAGCCAGGCTGGAAGAGGCATGGGATTATGCCTGCGCCAATATGCGCGGCGACCGTAGCCGGGTGATTGTCGAACAATTCGTCGATTTCGACTACGAGATCACCTTGCTCACCGTGCGCCACAAGGGCGGGGTCACCTTCTGCCCGCCGATCGGACACCGGCAGGAACGCGGCGACTATCAGGAAAGCTGGCAGCCCACGCCGATGACGGACGCGGCCATCGCCAAGGCGCAGGACATGGCGCGCAAGGTCGTGGATGATCTGGGCGGGTATGGGCTGTTCGGCGTGGAATTCTTCGTGAAGGGGGAAGAGGTTATCTTCTCGGAACTGTCACCGCGCCCGCACGATACCGGCATGGTTACGCTGGTCAGCCAGAACCTGACGGAATTCGACCTTCATGCGCGGGCCGTGATGGGCTTGCCGGTTCCCCCGCAAATGCGGGCCCGGCCTTCGGCGAGCGCGGTGATCCTGGCGGAACAGGACAGCGACGATCTTTCGTATGACGGTCTTGCCGACGCTCTCGCCGAAAGCGGCACGGACTTGCGTATTTTCGCCAAGCCGACCAGCCGCCCCTATCGGCGCATGGGTGTCGCGCTGGCGACCGCTGGCGACACCGACGAAGCCCGCCGCAAGGCGCGTGATGCAGCGGCCAAGGTGCGGATCAACTACGGCGATTAG
- a CDS encoding aspartate kinase — protein sequence MARIVMKFGGTSMAGTERIRRVANLVRKQAAGGNQVAVVVSAMAGETDRLVNFCREANALYDPAEYDVVVASGEQVTSGLLALTLQSLGAKARSWLGWQLPLRTVESHAKARVESIDGEALIASMESGEIAVIPGFQGVSDEGRITTMGRGGSDTSAVAIAAAIGADRCDIYTDVDGVYTTDPRIVAKARKLKAVTYEEMLELASVGAKVLQTRSVGLAMKEGVRVQVLSSFVGDDAVPADDLPGTMIVSEEEMNELVENGEVERQHVTGIAHDKNEAKVILTRVPDKPGAVAHIFEPLARASINVDMIIQNVGRDKGETDVTFTVPQADLARAQALLEDKRDDIGYNRLITDSKIAKISVVGVGMKSHAGVAATMFQSLADRGINIQAITTSEIKVSVMIDEDETELAVRVLHTAYGLDAADEAA from the coding sequence TTGGCCCGTATCGTGATGAAATTCGGTGGCACCTCCATGGCGGGGACGGAGCGCATCCGGCGCGTGGCCAATCTCGTGCGCAAACAGGCGGCGGGCGGCAACCAGGTGGCTGTCGTCGTCAGCGCCATGGCGGGCGAGACCGACCGGCTGGTCAATTTCTGCCGCGAAGCAAACGCGCTCTACGATCCAGCAGAATACGATGTAGTCGTTGCCAGCGGCGAGCAGGTGACCAGCGGCTTGCTCGCGCTCACGCTGCAATCGCTGGGCGCGAAGGCGCGCAGCTGGCTCGGCTGGCAGCTTCCGCTCCGGACGGTGGAGAGCCATGCCAAGGCCCGCGTCGAGAGCATTGATGGCGAGGCCTTGATTGCTTCCATGGAAAGCGGCGAGATCGCCGTCATTCCCGGCTTTCAGGGCGTTTCCGACGAGGGCCGCATCACCACGATGGGCCGCGGGGGCTCCGATACGAGTGCCGTGGCGATTGCTGCAGCAATAGGCGCTGATCGCTGCGATATTTATACCGATGTGGACGGCGTCTACACGACCGACCCCCGCATCGTTGCCAAGGCGCGTAAGCTGAAGGCGGTGACATATGAAGAGATGCTGGAACTTGCCAGCGTCGGCGCCAAGGTACTTCAGACGAGATCCGTCGGACTGGCAATGAAGGAGGGCGTGCGTGTGCAGGTCCTCTCCAGCTTTGTCGGCGACGATGCAGTCCCTGCAGATGACCTTCCGGGTACGATGATCGTGTCGGAAGAAGAAATGAACGAACTGGTGGAGAATGGCGAAGTGGAACGTCAACACGTAACCGGAATCGCGCACGACAAGAACGAAGCCAAGGTGATCTTGACCCGCGTGCCCGACAAACCCGGCGCAGTCGCCCATATCTTCGAACCGCTGGCCAGGGCGAGCATCAACGTCGATATGATCATTCAGAACGTGGGCCGCGACAAGGGCGAGACCGACGTGACCTTTACGGTGCCGCAAGCCGATCTGGCGCGCGCGCAGGCGCTGCTGGAAGACAAGCGGGACGACATTGGATACAACCGCCTGATTACCGACAGCAAGATCGCCAAGATCAGCGTCGTCGGCGTGGGCATGAAAAGCCATGCCGGCGTTGCGGCAACCATGTTCCAATCGCTCGCCGATCGGGGGATCAACATCCAGGCCATCACGACTTCCGAAATCAAGGTCAGCGTGATGATCGACGAGGACGAGACTGAGCTTGCGGTGCGCGTGCTGCATACCGCTTACGGGCTCGATGCAGCGGATGAGGCTGCTTAG
- the ubiG gene encoding bifunctional 2-polyprenyl-6-hydroxyphenol methylase/3-demethylubiquinol 3-O-methyltransferase UbiG, translating to MSDATTDKPSNTSGGQTIRPEEAAHFGKLAKEWWDPKGSSAMLHKLNPVRLAFLRDAIDVHWAGDVRNARPLAGKSALDVGCGAGLLAEPLARMGAQVTGVDAAPENVAAASVHAEGVGLDIRYIAGEIGAQDLGKFDLVTSMEVIEHVADKRRFLSELAVRLADDGLMVLSTPNRTPQSRLLMIGAAEGVGLIPKGTHHWDDFITPEELGELLGSIGLEMGEPSGIAFSPMKGLHLSGDLSLNYIVTARRAD from the coding sequence ATGAGCGATGCAACAACCGACAAGCCAAGCAATACTTCAGGCGGCCAAACGATCCGGCCCGAAGAAGCCGCCCATTTCGGCAAGCTGGCCAAGGAGTGGTGGGATCCCAAGGGTTCGTCAGCCATGTTGCACAAGCTCAACCCCGTTCGTCTCGCCTTCCTGCGCGATGCGATAGACGTCCACTGGGCGGGCGACGTGCGCAATGCGCGCCCGCTTGCCGGAAAGAGCGCGCTCGATGTCGGCTGCGGCGCCGGACTTCTCGCCGAACCGCTCGCCCGCATGGGTGCGCAAGTCACCGGCGTGGATGCTGCGCCCGAAAACGTGGCGGCGGCAAGTGTCCATGCAGAAGGCGTAGGCCTCGATATCCGCTATATCGCCGGCGAAATCGGGGCGCAGGACCTCGGCAAGTTCGATCTCGTCACTTCAATGGAAGTGATCGAGCACGTCGCGGATAAGCGGCGCTTCCTTAGCGAACTTGCTGTGCGGCTTGCCGATGACGGGTTGATGGTGCTGTCCACGCCCAACCGGACACCGCAATCGCGCTTGCTGATGATCGGCGCGGCCGAGGGCGTGGGGCTGATCCCCAAGGGGACGCATCACTGGGACGACTTCATCACGCCTGAAGAGCTGGGCGAACTGCTGGGCAGCATCGGTCTGGAAATGGGCGAGCCGAGCGGGATCGCGTTTTCACCGATGAAGGGCCTGCACCTTTCGGGCGATCTTTCCCTCAACTACATCGTGACGGCGCGCCGCGCGGACTAA
- a CDS encoding nucleoside deaminase encodes MKTDDDWMRIARDYAVQEKGSDPANTPIAAVLVLDGREIARGVNHTQECCDATAHAEIVTLRAGGKAFGEMRIEGATLYSTLQPCGMCTFASIWAGVSRIVYGAGRKDVHEMYFEDRHLSTLDFVADAYKDDLELVGGVLVNECAQLYFRPWDEVPEDDQAND; translated from the coding sequence ATGAAGACCGACGACGATTGGATGCGGATCGCGCGCGATTATGCCGTTCAGGAAAAAGGCAGCGATCCTGCCAACACTCCGATAGCGGCCGTCCTGGTGCTTGATGGACGGGAAATCGCCCGCGGAGTGAACCATACGCAGGAATGCTGCGATGCTACTGCTCATGCTGAAATCGTCACCTTGCGAGCTGGCGGCAAGGCTTTCGGAGAGATGCGGATCGAGGGGGCGACGCTCTACTCAACGCTCCAGCCATGCGGGATGTGCACCTTCGCCAGCATTTGGGCAGGTGTCAGCCGGATCGTCTACGGTGCCGGGCGCAAGGACGTCCATGAAATGTATTTCGAGGACCGTCATCTCTCGACCCTCGATTTCGTGGCCGATGCCTACAAGGACGATCTGGAGCTGGTCGGCGGCGTTTTGGTCAACGAGTGTGCGCAGCTCTATTTCAGGCCGTGGGATGAAGTGCCGGAAGACGATCAGGCCAATGATTAG
- a CDS encoding ArsC family reductase, with protein sequence MSLQMYGIPNCDTVKKARKWLDANGIEYSFHDYKKVGADPAKLGAWSDEAGWEALLNKRGTTFRKLSDDQKSDIDRAKAIALMAEHPSMIKRPVLEHASGIQIGFSESDWAAALQ encoded by the coding sequence ATGAGCTTGCAGATGTACGGCATTCCCAATTGCGACACCGTGAAGAAGGCGCGCAAGTGGCTGGATGCCAACGGCATTGAATACAGTTTCCATGATTACAAGAAGGTGGGTGCTGACCCGGCAAAGCTTGGCGCCTGGTCGGATGAGGCCGGGTGGGAAGCGCTGCTCAACAAGCGCGGAACCACGTTTCGCAAGCTGAGCGACGATCAGAAGTCAGACATTGACCGGGCAAAGGCCATCGCATTGATGGCCGAGCATCCCAGCATGATCAAACGGCCCGTGCTGGAGCATGCCAGCGGAATTCAAATCGGATTTTCGGAAAGCGATTGGGCAGCGGCGCTTCAATAG
- the ruvC gene encoding crossover junction endodeoxyribonuclease RuvC: protein MLILGLDPSLSCTGWGIVRTQGSRITHIANGQIATSPRAAHADRLAQLYQGIVAVIAEHQPERAAAEEVFVNKNPQSTLKLAQARGAVLAACGTAGLPVNEHSARLVKKAVVGTGAADKAQVQAMLKVLLPGVSLAGADAADALAVAIADAHISPRI, encoded by the coding sequence GTGCTGATACTGGGGCTGGATCCCTCGCTATCGTGCACGGGATGGGGGATCGTGCGCACACAGGGCTCGCGCATCACCCACATTGCCAATGGACAGATCGCCACTTCGCCGCGCGCGGCCCACGCCGACCGGCTGGCGCAGCTCTACCAAGGGATCGTCGCTGTAATCGCCGAGCATCAGCCCGAACGGGCAGCGGCGGAAGAAGTCTTCGTTAACAAGAACCCGCAATCTACGCTGAAGCTGGCGCAGGCGCGCGGCGCAGTCCTCGCGGCATGCGGAACCGCCGGACTGCCGGTCAATGAACACTCGGCGCGGCTGGTGAAGAAAGCGGTGGTAGGAACCGGCGCGGCCGATAAAGCCCAGGTGCAGGCCATGCTGAAAGTGCTCTTGCCGGGTGTGAGCCTTGCCGGGGCCGACGCGGCAGATGCCCTGGCAGTGGCAATTGCCGACGCGCATATCTCCCCGAGAATCTAA
- a CDS encoding YebC/PmpR family DNA-binding transcriptional regulator translates to MAGHSKFKNIMHRKGAQDKKRSNLFSKLSREITVAAKMGMPDPDMNPRLRLAVNAAKAQSMPKDNIQRAIDKASATDGENYEEVRYEGYGPGGSAIIVEALTDNRNRTATAVRTAFSKNGGNLGTEGSVQHGFERLGLIEYPASVGDEEKVLEAAMEAGAEDIESTDDGHTIWTAADDLHQVATDLEKSLGEAENVKLAWKPNLTVDMDEKGASTLLKLIDTLDDDDDVQTVWGNYEISDEVMAKLD, encoded by the coding sequence ATGGCCGGCCATTCCAAATTCAAGAATATCATGCACCGCAAGGGCGCGCAGGACAAAAAGCGCTCGAACCTGTTCTCAAAGCTCAGCCGCGAAATCACCGTGGCGGCCAAGATGGGCATGCCCGATCCGGACATGAACCCGCGCCTGCGTCTGGCTGTCAACGCGGCCAAGGCCCAGTCCATGCCGAAGGACAATATCCAGCGTGCAATCGACAAGGCATCGGCCACCGATGGCGAGAATTACGAAGAAGTGCGCTACGAAGGCTATGGCCCCGGCGGCAGCGCGATCATCGTCGAGGCGCTCACAGACAATCGGAACCGCACCGCTACAGCCGTGCGCACCGCTTTTTCCAAGAACGGCGGCAATCTGGGTACGGAAGGTTCGGTCCAGCACGGATTCGAACGGCTTGGCCTGATCGAATATCCGGCCAGCGTGGGCGACGAGGAAAAGGTTCTGGAAGCCGCCATGGAAGCCGGTGCGGAAGATATCGAAAGCACTGATGATGGTCATACCATCTGGACCGCTGCTGATGACCTGCACCAGGTCGCAACCGATCTTGAAAAGTCCTTGGGCGAAGCTGAAAACGTCAAGCTCGCATGGAAGCCCAACCTTACGGTCGATATGGATGAGAAGGGTGCGTCCACCCTGCTCAAGCTGATCGATACGCTCGACGATGACGATGACGTACAGACCGTGTGGGGCAATTACGAGATTTCCGACGAAGTCATGGCCAAGCTTGATTGA
- a CDS encoding DUF4136 domain-containing protein, whose translation MTTLQKGLGRKLKLASVPMIIAGLAACATPGFKADVTRFETQLPAPAGESFAVVADDPALAGGLEFSLYADQVEAQMERLGYVQAASPDDATLLVRFDYGVDKGRERVRSTGFYDPFYSPWDRYRGFHRSRYYRSSLRYRTRFGSSWGYGFYDPWFGGPEVRSYTVYTSGVDMKIDRAATGERLFEGKAQALSTSDRLQYLVPNLVEAMFTDFPGNSGETVRISIKPEEKTVRRVD comes from the coding sequence ATGACTACCCTTCAAAAGGGTTTGGGGCGCAAACTCAAGCTGGCCTCCGTTCCCATGATTATCGCAGGCCTTGCTGCCTGTGCGACGCCCGGCTTCAAGGCCGACGTGACGCGTTTCGAAACGCAGCTTCCCGCACCTGCTGGCGAAAGCTTTGCGGTAGTGGCCGATGATCCGGCGCTTGCGGGCGGCCTCGAGTTCTCACTCTATGCCGATCAGGTCGAAGCGCAGATGGAGCGTCTTGGTTATGTCCAGGCTGCGTCTCCCGATGATGCAACGCTGCTGGTCCGTTTCGACTACGGTGTCGACAAGGGCCGTGAGCGGGTGCGCTCAACCGGTTTCTATGACCCGTTCTATTCACCGTGGGATCGTTATCGCGGCTTCCACCGGTCGCGGTATTACCGTTCATCGCTGCGCTATCGCACCCGGTTCGGCAGCAGTTGGGGTTACGGTTTCTACGACCCGTGGTTCGGCGGCCCTGAAGTGCGCAGCTACACAGTCTACACCAGCGGCGTCGATATGAAGATCGACCGCGCGGCCACCGGCGAACGTCTGTTCGAAGGCAAGGCCCAGGCGCTTTCCACTTCGGACCGCCTGCAATATCTTGTGCCGAACCTGGTCGAAGCCATGTTCACCGATTTCCCGGGCAATTCGGGCGAGACGGTGCGCATTTCGATCAAGCCGGAAGAAAAGACTGTCCGCCGCGTAGACTGA
- a CDS encoding winged helix-turn-helix domain-containing protein, translating to MADIHRFLNFGEFTIDLANRRLDRSGEPIDLGSRYFDALCLLASHQGDLVSKDRFMAEVWKGIPVTDEALTQCIRTLRRALGDEAAAPRYIETVPKHGYQFVAPVSHGNEPSPQRAIQAHAGRIVGATTIGGLGAGLIGGSFYGLLGTDGGAAGLATLVLLCVSLSVLGASGIGAGMGLASLWRGAKSPAILAGGALGGLVVGALGSALASSGLEAITGTFPGRVTGMFEGMALGLSAGAAVLMAERFARTPRIALSGAAAAGGTLAGLTTLGGGWFLGSTLAVLEAQFPQSHLEIANLGRAFGESGFGDTARFATAMLEGSVFAASIGLAYLRWRKA from the coding sequence ATGGCAGACATTCATCGCTTTCTGAACTTTGGCGAGTTCACGATTGACCTTGCGAACCGCCGCCTCGACCGGTCGGGTGAGCCGATCGATCTGGGCAGCCGCTATTTCGATGCCTTGTGCCTGCTCGCCAGCCATCAGGGGGACCTGGTATCCAAGGACCGCTTCATGGCCGAAGTTTGGAAGGGCATCCCCGTCACCGACGAGGCGCTCACGCAGTGTATCAGAACATTGCGCCGCGCATTGGGTGACGAGGCAGCCGCGCCGCGCTATATCGAGACGGTGCCCAAGCACGGCTACCAGTTCGTAGCCCCCGTATCGCACGGCAATGAACCAAGCCCGCAGCGTGCTATACAGGCGCATGCCGGAAGGATTGTCGGAGCCACGACAATAGGCGGGCTCGGCGCGGGATTGATCGGCGGATCTTTCTACGGGCTATTGGGCACTGACGGTGGAGCGGCAGGGCTGGCTACGCTCGTGCTGCTCTGTGTGTCGCTGAGCGTGCTGGGTGCTTCAGGTATCGGGGCGGGAATGGGGCTGGCCTCTTTATGGAGAGGGGCAAAGTCCCCGGCGATCCTGGCTGGCGGCGCCCTTGGCGGATTGGTCGTCGGCGCTCTGGGCTCTGCGCTTGCCAGCTCAGGTCTGGAAGCGATCACCGGTACTTTTCCGGGACGGGTCACCGGCATGTTCGAAGGCATGGCGCTGGGGCTGTCGGCAGGCGCCGCCGTCCTCATGGCCGAGCGTTTCGCCCGGACACCGCGTATAGCGTTGAGCGGGGCGGCCGCGGCTGGGGGAACACTTGCCGGACTGACCACTCTTGGCGGCGGATGGTTCCTTGGCTCGACGCTGGCCGTGCTCGAAGCGCAATTTCCGCAGTCGCATCTCGAAATCGCAAATCTGGGCCGCGCTTTTGGCGAGAGCGGGTTCGGCGATACCGCGCGTTTCGCCACCGCGATGCTGGAGGGCAGCGTATTCGCCGCTTCGATAGGTCTCGCCTATCTGCGCTGGCGCAAAGCTTGA
- the dut gene encoding dUTP diphosphatase, translating to MIDPVGVQVKRLPHGHGLDLPRYATTGSAGMDVLSAEQLSLKPGQRHAVATGLALAIPPGFEIQVRPRSGLALKHGITVPNTPGTIDSDYRGELKIILINHGDESFAIERGDRIAQLVLAPVVQAAWSEVDELDETTRGDGGFGSTGGHAKLV from the coding sequence ATGATTGATCCGGTCGGCGTACAGGTAAAGCGGTTGCCCCACGGGCACGGCCTCGACCTTCCCAGATACGCCACCACCGGGTCTGCCGGAATGGATGTCCTTTCGGCGGAACAGCTTTCCCTGAAACCCGGACAGCGCCATGCTGTGGCTACCGGACTGGCGCTCGCCATACCTCCCGGCTTCGAGATCCAGGTCCGTCCGCGCTCGGGGCTTGCGCTCAAGCATGGCATTACCGTGCCTAACACGCCCGGCACGATCGACAGCGATTACCGCGGTGAACTCAAGATTATCCTGATCAATCACGGCGACGAGAGCTTTGCCATCGAACGCGGCGACCGGATTGCGCAATTGGTTCTGGCGCCCGTGGTTCAGGCCGCGTGGTCCGAAGTCGATGAGCTAGACGAAACCACTCGCGGCGACGGCGGCTTCGGCTCTACCGGCGGCCACGCGAAGCTGGTCTGA
- a CDS encoding bifunctional phosphopantothenoylcysteine decarboxylase/phosphopantothenate synthase yields the protein MHQPISADDAQDQFDGAHKVSGPRILLVIGGGIAAYKSCELVRLIRKAGGEVTCVLTEGGQQFVTPMSLAALSGKKVYTSLFDLKDEVEMGHIQLSRDADLVVVCPATADLLAKMAAGIADDLATTLILATDKPVLTVPAMNVKMWEHSATQRNADWLRQAGVKVMDPDEGPMACGEFGPGRLPDPAAIVQAIAAELDIEIDLPELAPPAPQLAPPTPETADEETADEEAEDIALEALEPEDEEEVVKSGGGLGGLLSMIIPRSTAKRSHEEIEEEFEDFEDLPEPEMLDAAALVENTEINPDLGGPLLAKKGGAASAPPIDPEALNHTVARKDKRAKPQPVEEDVQTQEVAFEDSPLAGQAEFDPDPEHRPLYGKHVLVTAGPTREPIDPVRYIANRSSGKQGFAIAAMAAAAGARVTLVSGPVHLPTPHGVDRIDVETADDMAEEVRNALPADAAFMVAAVSDWKSKHVAGEKMKKRGSAPPALILAENPDILAAVAAGRKRPHLLIGFAAETENVVENAKTKRKRKGVDWIIANNVAGEVGASVMGGDLNQVHVVTQKGVESLPEMAKEDVARELVRRAAEALAEPVEEDMHD from the coding sequence ATGCACCAGCCGATCAGCGCGGACGACGCGCAGGACCAATTTGACGGAGCGCACAAAGTGAGCGGACCGAGAATCCTGCTTGTAATTGGCGGCGGTATCGCGGCCTACAAGTCGTGCGAACTCGTACGCCTGATCCGCAAGGCAGGCGGCGAGGTGACGTGCGTGCTGACCGAAGGCGGCCAGCAGTTCGTGACGCCGATGTCGCTTGCCGCGCTGTCGGGCAAGAAAGTCTACACCTCGCTCTTCGACCTCAAGGACGAAGTCGAGATGGGCCATATCCAGCTTTCGCGCGATGCCGACCTCGTGGTCGTGTGTCCGGCAACGGCGGACCTGCTGGCCAAGATGGCTGCCGGCATTGCCGATGATCTCGCCACCACCCTGATCCTTGCTACTGACAAGCCGGTGCTGACGGTTCCGGCGATGAACGTGAAAATGTGGGAGCATTCCGCCACGCAGCGCAATGCCGACTGGCTGCGCCAGGCAGGCGTGAAGGTCATGGACCCGGACGAAGGCCCGATGGCTTGCGGCGAATTCGGCCCCGGCCGCCTGCCCGATCCTGCCGCAATCGTTCAGGCCATTGCTGCCGAACTCGACATAGAAATCGACCTGCCTGAATTGGCCCCGCCAGCGCCGCAGCTCGCACCGCCAACTCCCGAGACCGCAGACGAAGAAACTGCGGACGAGGAAGCGGAAGACATCGCTCTCGAAGCGCTCGAACCGGAAGACGAAGAAGAGGTGGTGAAAAGTGGCGGAGGCCTCGGCGGCCTGCTGTCGATGATTATTCCGCGCTCCACTGCCAAGCGTTCGCACGAGGAAATCGAAGAGGAATTCGAAGATTTCGAAGACCTGCCCGAGCCCGAAATGCTCGACGCAGCGGCGCTTGTCGAAAACACCGAAATCAATCCCGATCTGGGAGGGCCGCTGCTGGCGAAAAAGGGCGGCGCGGCTTCCGCTCCGCCGATCGATCCCGAGGCGCTCAACCACACGGTCGCCCGCAAGGACAAGCGCGCCAAGCCTCAACCGGTCGAGGAAGACGTTCAAACGCAGGAAGTCGCATTCGAAGATTCCCCGCTTGCGGGTCAGGCCGAATTCGATCCCGATCCCGAACATCGCCCGCTCTATGGCAAGCACGTGCTGGTCACCGCAGGCCCGACGCGTGAACCGATCGACCCGGTCCGCTACATCGCTAACCGCTCCAGCGGAAAGCAGGGCTTCGCTATCGCCGCAATGGCCGCCGCTGCCGGTGCGCGCGTAACGCTCGTTTCCGGGCCGGTTCATTTGCCGACACCCCACGGTGTCGACCGCATCGATGTCGAAACCGCCGACGATATGGCCGAGGAAGTGCGCAACGCGCTGCCTGCTGACGCCGCCTTCATGGTCGCGGCTGTATCCGACTGGAAAAGCAAGCACGTGGCCGGCGAAAAGATGAAGAAACGCGGTTCAGCGCCGCCCGCGCTTATCCTCGCGGAAAATCCCGATATTCTGGCTGCCGTTGCAGCCGGACGCAAACGTCCGCACCTGCTTATCGGCTTTGCCGCCGAAACAGAGAACGTGGTCGAAAACGCCAAGACCAAGCGCAAGCGCAAGGGCGTCGACTGGATCATCGCCAACAATGTTGCCGGTGAAGTGGGCGCGAGTGTGATGGGCGGCGATCTGAACCAGGTTCATGTGGTCACCCAGAAGGGCGTCGAAAGCCTGCCTGAAATGGCCAAGGAAGACGTCGCCCGCGAACTGGTCCGCCGCGCCGCGGAAGCCCTGGCGGAGCCTGTAGAGGAAGACATGCATGATTGA